Sequence from the Roseofilum reptotaenium CS-1145 genome:
AAACCAAGCAGGTCTTGGCGCAAAAATTACGAGATCAGCAGCGTAAACTGATTCAAGAGGAATTTCAAGACCTTGAAGGAGAAGTATTACAGGCGCGGGTACTACGCTTTGAGCGCCAATCGGTGGTTCTAGCCGTTAGCAGTGGCTATGGACAGCCAGAAGTGGAGGCTGAGTTACCCAAACGGGAACAGTTGCCTAATGATAATTACCGAGCGAATGCCACATTTAAGGTTTATCTGAAAAAGGTGGGATCGGGTTCCCATCGCGGCCCCCAGTTGATGGTCTCCCGTGCCGATGCCGGGTTGGTCGTCTATTTGTTTGAAAATGAAGTGCCGGAAATTGAAGATGAGGTGGTACGGATTGTGGCCGTCGCGCGGGAAGCCAATCCCCCCTCTCGTTATGTGGGGCCGCGAACCAAGATTGCGGTGGATACCTTGGAACGGGATGTAGACCCAGTAGGCGCTTGTATTGGGGCGCGAGGATCGCGTATCCAGGTGGTAGTTAATGAACTGCGAGGCGAAAAAATTGATGTGATCCGGTGGTCTCCCGATCCAGCAACCTATATTGCTAATGCTCTAAGTCCAGCCCAGGTGGATGCGGTCTATTTAATTGACCCTGAAGTGCGACAAGCCCATGTATTAGTAGCCGAAGATCAGTTAAGTTTAGCGATTGGTAAGGAGGGACAAAATGTACGTTTAGCGGCTCGATTAACGGGCTGGAAAATTGATATTAAAGATGGAGCGCTCTATGATGCCACGGCTGAACATCAGAAGATAGCCGCGATTATTGAGGCTCGCCATGGAGCAGAGGAGATGGATGAGCCATTAGAGGCATCCTCAGAGGAAGAAGAGACAGTAGTCGCCCCAGAAGACTCGACTTTAGACTTCCAGGAAGAGCGCTCAGAAGACTCAGAATTAGTAGAATTAGAGGAGGACGATCCAATGACACAAGAATAGAGGAGAATAAGAAACCCTAGGGGTCAATAAGATGAGATGAGGGAGAGGGAATGGAGCCGAATCAACGGCGTTGTGTAAGTTGCCGAAAAGTCGATCGAAAAGAAGCCTTTTGGCGAATTGTCCGGGTTTATCCAGATAGTAAAATCCAATTGGATCGGGGAATGGGGCGATCGGCTTATTTATGTCCACAAGCCGACTGTTTAAAAGCAGCTCAAAAAAAGAATCGATTAGGGCGATCGCTCAGAGCTTCTGTTGCGCCATCGGTTTATGAAGCTCTATGGTCTCGCTTACAGGCAGTGGATAACCCCCCGCCATCTCTCCCCAAATCTGAGCCATAAAACCCGGTTTTTGAACTCATTGGGTAGCGAGATTTCTAAAAATCCTAACAATCCCTCCAGTTGGTTAACAATTTGTGCAAGATTAAATAAAGAAGTATTGATCGACCGAGTGGCGATCGATTTCTTCTGTCCCTGTAGTTGTCGTCGAAAGGCAGGCCACTATGTAAAAACCAGTAGATATCACAGACGAGGCAAGTGTGGATGAACAACGGCAAAGTCAGAATATACGAGCTATCCAAGGAATTGAATTTGGACAATCATTACGTTTTAAATCTTTGCGATCAATTGAATATCACCTACAAAAGTCATAGCAGCACCATATCCGAATCGGAAGCCGAGCGGATTCGCGCTTGGGCTGAAAAACATCCCCCCAGCGAAACACCAGCGGGAAAACCGACTCATCATCGCTCCAAATCCCAGGGGAGTGAAAAACCGATTAAGAAAAAACAGCAAATTTTAGAAATTCGGAGACATCCTTCTGAGGGAGACAAACCTAGTGGCTCGACACCAGAGGCACCCCGCAGTTCCTCAGAAGATGCTGTATCCCTGCAATCTCCTCCATCGCGACCTTCACCTTCACCTGTATCTGAAGTGTCTAAACCGACGACTCTACCCGTTGCCCCTGAGCAGAACGCTGAGGAACAGTCCGTTGCCTCCCGTCCCCCTGAACAACCCGCAGCCGAAAAGAGTGCTGAACCCTCTCCCCATTCACCCTCTAAGGACGTGACCCCGCCCCCATCCATGCCTGATGCAGATCAAAAAACTCAATTGATGGGCCCTCCGGTTCGCCCGTCCCAACCCACTAAGCCCTCAAAAGTTGAGGCAAAAACAGCTCCAGTAACGACGGAGGGAATGGTGAGCGCTCCCTCTGCGCCAGCCAAGCCAGCTAAACCGAATCGATCGCCGAAACCGCCTCGACTCAAACGCTCTGGAAATGAGGCGAAACCAGAGACTGGAGAGGTGAAAAAACCTCAAGGAACCAAATCGATTATCCTCAAAGACAGAGAGGCTGGGAAATCGGAAAAACTCAATGGTGGTAAAAAACGCCCCTCAGGATCGGGAGAAGCTACTGCCACTAGTTCTAAACCGAGGAAGCCCGCGAAACCTGAGGCGATCGCCGATAAAGACAAAGATAAAGCATCCGATCCTCTGCGTCCGCGTCCAGTACGACCGGGAGCATCCACGAAAGGTAAGACTGAGGAGATGGATGATGAGGATCTGGTAACTACTCCTCTAGATAACGCAGAACCAGAGGAAACACTGGAATTAGAATTAAGACGGCCCATGCCTCGACCCACCAAAAAGGTGAAAAAACGGTCAGAGGAAGAGGATGAGGATGACCGCCAAAAGGCCAATGCTAAAGCCGGTAAAGGGGTAACCAAAAAACGCCGTCCTCAGATTATTGAGGATGATTTGGATGACGATCTCGATGACGATCTCGATGATGATAACGCCACCGAAGTGAGTCTCTCTCTCGTGCGTCCAGCTAAACCGAAAGGATTATCGGCTCCTGCGGCTAAACCCACAGGAGTACCCGCCGCCAAGAAGCGATCGTCTAATCGGGATCACAGAGGACGACGGATGGCCAATAAAGGGCCAGAGAAAGTTGAGAAACCGGAAAAAATTACCCTCAAGGGTGAATTAATGGTGCGCGATTTAGCGGCCTTGCTGGTGGTTCCCGAAACTGAGGTGGTTAAACGCTTATTTACTAAGGGAATTGCGGCCACGGTGACTCAAACCTTAGATCTGGAAACGGCGATCTGGGTGACTGAAGATTTGGGCGTAGAAGTGGAAACGGTGGCTGCCCAATCAGAAGCGACAAAAACCCAGATGCTGGAAGAAGAGGACTTAGAACACCTCCATCGCCGTCCTCCAGTGGTGACGATTATGGGCCATGTGGATCATGGAAAAACGACGCTTCTGGATGCCATTCGCCAAACTAAGGTCGTTGATTCAGAAGCTGGTGGGATTACCCAACATATCGGGGCTTACCATGTGGATGTGGAGCACGATGACAATAGTCAGCAAATCGTATTTTTAGATACTCCTGGACATGAGGCGTTTACTGCCATGCGGGCTAGAGGAGCAAAAGTTACCGATATTGCCATTCTCGTGGTGGCGGCGGATGACGGGGTTCGTCCTCAAACCATTGAAGCCATTAGCCACGCCAAAGCCGCTCAGGTTCCGATTGTGGTTGCCATTAACAAGATTGATAAGGAAGGAGCTTCTCCCGATCGCGTCAAACAAGAGTTGATGGAACATGGCTTAGTTCCGGAAGAGTGGGGCGGAGATACGATTATGGTTCCCGTGAGCGCCATTCAGGGGGAAAACTTAGATGGCCTGTTGGAAATGTTGATCTTGGTCTCCGAGGTGGAAGAACTGTCCGCTAATCCCGATCGCCTAGCGAAAGGAACCATTATTGAAGCCCATTTGGATAAGGCCAGAGGCCCGGTAGCCACCTTGCTGG
This genomic interval carries:
- the nusA gene encoding transcription termination factor NusA; the encoded protein is MSMVDLPGLKNLIESISKERNLPKTAVQAALREALMKGYERYRRAAHLKSFEEDYFDNFEVELDLDEEGFRILCTKVIMEEVSNFDHQISLKEVQEVVDEAQIGETVVLDVTPDQGDFGRMAAIQTKQVLAQKLRDQQRKLIQEEFQDLEGEVLQARVLRFERQSVVLAVSSGYGQPEVEAELPKREQLPNDNYRANATFKVYLKKVGSGSHRGPQLMVSRADAGLVVYLFENEVPEIEDEVVRIVAVAREANPPSRYVGPRTKIAVDTLERDVDPVGACIGARGSRIQVVVNELRGEKIDVIRWSPDPATYIANALSPAQVDAVYLIDPEVRQAHVLVAEDQLSLAIGKEGQNVRLAARLTGWKIDIKDGALYDATAEHQKIAAIIEARHGAEEMDEPLEASSEEEETVVAPEDSTLDFQEERSEDSELVELEEDDPMTQE
- a CDS encoding YlxR family protein, producing MEPNQRRCVSCRKVDRKEAFWRIVRVYPDSKIQLDRGMGRSAYLCPQADCLKAAQKKNRLGRSLRASVAPSVYEALWSRLQAVDNPPPSLPKSEP
- the infB gene encoding translation initiation factor IF-2 translates to MNNGKVRIYELSKELNLDNHYVLNLCDQLNITYKSHSSTISESEAERIRAWAEKHPPSETPAGKPTHHRSKSQGSEKPIKKKQQILEIRRHPSEGDKPSGSTPEAPRSSSEDAVSLQSPPSRPSPSPVSEVSKPTTLPVAPEQNAEEQSVASRPPEQPAAEKSAEPSPHSPSKDVTPPPSMPDADQKTQLMGPPVRPSQPTKPSKVEAKTAPVTTEGMVSAPSAPAKPAKPNRSPKPPRLKRSGNEAKPETGEVKKPQGTKSIILKDREAGKSEKLNGGKKRPSGSGEATATSSKPRKPAKPEAIADKDKDKASDPLRPRPVRPGASTKGKTEEMDDEDLVTTPLDNAEPEETLELELRRPMPRPTKKVKKRSEEEDEDDRQKANAKAGKGVTKKRRPQIIEDDLDDDLDDDLDDDNATEVSLSLVRPAKPKGLSAPAAKPTGVPAAKKRSSNRDHRGRRMANKGPEKVEKPEKITLKGELMVRDLAALLVVPETEVVKRLFTKGIAATVTQTLDLETAIWVTEDLGVEVETVAAQSEATKTQMLEEEDLEHLHRRPPVVTIMGHVDHGKTTLLDAIRQTKVVDSEAGGITQHIGAYHVDVEHDDNSQQIVFLDTPGHEAFTAMRARGAKVTDIAILVVAADDGVRPQTIEAISHAKAAQVPIVVAINKIDKEGASPDRVKQELMEHGLVPEEWGGDTIMVPVSAIQGENLDGLLEMLILVSEVEELSANPDRLAKGTIIEAHLDKARGPVATLLVQNGTLRVGDAVVAGATMGKVRAMIDDRGDRVEEALPSFAVEVLGLNELPSAGDEFECMADEKEARAIANSRADAQRETRLQQALASRRVTLSSLSAQVKEGELKELNLLLKADVQGSVEAILGSLQQLPQNEVQLRILLAAAGEVTETDVDLAAASNAVIISFNTTFASGARAAADQTGVDVREYDIIYKLLDDIQGAMEGLLDPELVEEDLGQVEVRAVFTIGKGAVAGCYVLSGKAIRNCNLRVMRGQNLIYEGFLDSLRRERDDVKEVNSGFECGIGVDKFTTWEVGDVIETYRMVTKRRTLSS